The following are encoded in a window of Pongo abelii isolate AG06213 chromosome 16, NHGRI_mPonAbe1-v2.0_pri, whole genome shotgun sequence genomic DNA:
- the CHRNB4 gene encoding neuronal acetylcholine receptor subunit beta-4 isoform X5 has protein sequence MRRVPSLVLFFLVALCRRGNCRVANAEEKLMDDLLNKTRYNNLIRPATSSSQLISIKLQLSLAQLISVNEREQIMTTNVWLKQEWTDYRLTWNSSRYEGVNILRIPAKRIWLPDIVLYNKSLRTGSTWLWWWTGCSCGCSCLCASWALWGSSYRPSSRPMRLLRGPMLPSVTEGPLGCGVRGCEWPGGQLAASFWVVADEALNKYVTIGHQPHQTNHSGGRGKDGGLDCPL, from the exons ATGAGGCGCGTGCCTTCCCTGGTCCTTTTCTTCCTGGTCGCCCTTTGCAGGCGCG GGAACTGCCGTGTGGCCAATGCGGAGGAAAAGCTGATGGACGACCTTCTGAACAAAACCCGTTACAATAACCTGATCCGCCCAGCCACCAGCTCCTCACAGCTCATCTCCATCAAGCTGCAGCTCTCCCTGGCCCAGCTTATCAGCGTG AATGAGCGAGAGCAGATCATGACCACCAATGTCTGGCTGAAACAG GAATGGACTGATTACCGCCTGACCTGGAACAGCTCCCGCTACGAGGGTGTGAACATCCTGAGGATCCCTGCAAAGCGCATCTGGTTGCCTGACATCGTGCTTTACAACAA GTCGTTGAGGACTGGAAGTACGTGGCTATGGTGGTGGACCGGCTGTTCCTGTgggtgttcgtgtttgtgtgcgTCCTGGGCACTGTGGGGCTCTTCCTACCGCCCCTCTTCCAGACCCATGCGGCTTCTGAGGGGCCCTATGCTGCCCAGCGTGACTGAGGGCCCCCTGGGTTGTGGGGTGAGAGGATGTGAGTGGCCGGGTGGGCAGCTTGCTGCTTCCTTCTGGGTTGTGGCTGATGAGGCCCTAAATAAATATGTGACCATTGGCCATCAACCCCATCAAACCAACCACAGCGGTGGAAGAGGCAAGGATGGGGGCCTGGACTGTCCTCTGTGA
- the CHRNB4 gene encoding neuronal acetylcholine receptor subunit beta-4 isoform X3, with protein sequence MDDLLNKTRYNNLIRPATSSSQLISIKLQLSLAQLISVNEREQIMTTNVWLKQEWTDYRLTWNSSRYEGVNILRIPAKRIWLPDIVLYNNADGTYEVSVYTNLIVRSNGSVLWLPPAIYKSACKIEVKYFPFDQQNCTLKFRSWTYDHTEIDMVLKTPTASMDDFTPSGEWDIVALPGRRTVNPQDPSYVDVTYDFIIKRKPLFYTINLIIPCVLTTLLAILVFYLPSDCGEKMTLCISVLLALTFFLLLISKIVPPTSLDVPLIGKYLMFTMVLVTFSIVTSVCVLNVHHRSPSTHTMAPWVKRCFLHKLPTFLFMKRPGPDSSLARAFPPSKSPVTKPEAATTSTSPSNLYGNSMYFVNPASAASKSPAGSTPVAIPRDFRLRSSGRFRQDVQEALEGVSFIAQHMKNDDEDQSVVEDWKYVAMVVDRLFLWVFVFVCVLGTVGLFLPPLFQTHAASEGPYAAQRD encoded by the exons ATGGACGACCTTCTGAACAAAACCCGTTACAATAACCTGATCCGCCCAGCCACCAGCTCCTCACAGCTCATCTCCATCAAGCTGCAGCTCTCCCTGGCCCAGCTTATCAGCGTG AATGAGCGAGAGCAGATCATGACCACCAATGTCTGGCTGAAACAG GAATGGACTGATTACCGCCTGACCTGGAACAGCTCCCGCTACGAGGGTGTGAACATCCTGAGGATCCCTGCAAAGCGCATCTGGTTGCCTGACATCGTGCTTTACAACAA CGCCGATGGGACCTATGAGGTGTCTGTCTACACCAACTTGATAGTCCGGTCCAACGGCAGTGTCCTGTGGCTGCCCCCTGCCATTTACAAGAGCGCCTGCAAGATTGAGGTGAAGTACTTTCCCTTCGACCAGCAGAACTGCACCCTCAAGTTCCGCTCCTGGACCTATGACCACACGGAGATAGACATGGTCCTCAAGACGCCCACAGCCAGCATGGATGACTTTACTCCCAGTGGTGAGTGGGACATAGTGGCCCTCCCAGGGAGAAGGACAGTGAACCCACAGGACCCCAGCTACGTGGACGTGACTTACGACTTCATCATCAAGCGCAAGCCTCTGTTCTACACCATCAACCTCATCATCCCCTGCGTGCTCACCACCTTGCTGGCTATCCTCGTCTTCTACCTGCCATCCGACTGCGGCGAGAAGATGACGCTGTGCATCTCAGTGCTGCTGGCGCTCACATTCTTCCTGCTGCTCATCTCTAAGATCGTGCCACCCACCTCCCTCGATGTGCCTCTCATCGGCAAGTACCTCATGTTCACCATGGTGCTGGTCACCTTCTCCATCGTCACCAGTGTCTGTGTGCTCAATGTGCACCACCGCTCGCCCAGCACCCACACCATGGCACCCTGGGTCAAGCGCTGCTTCCTGCACAAGCTGCCTACCTTCCTCTTCATGAAGCGCCCTGGCCCCGACAGCAGCCTGGCCAGAGCCTTCCCGCCCAGCAAGTCACCCGTGACCAAGCCCGAGGCCGCCACCACGTCCACCAGCCCCTCCAACCTCTATGGGAACTCCATGTACTTTGTGAACCCCGCCTCTGCAGCTTCCAAGTCTCCAGCCGGCTCCACCCCGGTGGCTATCCCCAGGGATTTCCGGCTGCGGTCCTCTGGGAGGTTCCGACAGGATGTGCAGGAGGCATTAGAAGGTGTCAGCTTCATCGCCCAGCACATGAAGAATGACGATGAAGACCAGAGT GTCGTTGAGGACTGGAAGTACGTGGCTATGGTGGTGGACCGGCTGTTCCTGTgggtgttcgtgtttgtgtgcgTCCTGGGCACTGTGGGGCTCTTCCTACCGCCCCTCTTCCAGACCCATGCGGCTTCTGAGGGGCCCTATGCTGCCCAGCGTGACTGA
- the CHRNB4 gene encoding neuronal acetylcholine receptor subunit beta-4 isoform X1: protein MLKKGCGRDPALAWGYRLASRGKHHLIPISAPKLTWNCRVANAEEKLMDDLLNKTRYNNLIRPATSSSQLISIKLQLSLAQLISVNEREQIMTTNVWLKQEWTDYRLTWNSSRYEGVNILRIPAKRIWLPDIVLYNNADGTYEVSVYTNLIVRSNGSVLWLPPAIYKSACKIEVKYFPFDQQNCTLKFRSWTYDHTEIDMVLKTPTASMDDFTPSGEWDIVALPGRRTVNPQDPSYVDVTYDFIIKRKPLFYTINLIIPCVLTTLLAILVFYLPSDCGEKMTLCISVLLALTFFLLLISKIVPPTSLDVPLIGKYLMFTMVLVTFSIVTSVCVLNVHHRSPSTHTMAPWVKRCFLHKLPTFLFMKRPGPDSSLARAFPPSKSPVTKPEAATTSTSPSNLYGNSMYFVNPASAASKSPAGSTPVAIPRDFRLRSSGRFRQDVQEALEGVSFIAQHMKNDDEDQSVVEDWKYVAMVVDRLFLWVFVFVCVLGTVGLFLPPLFQTHAASEGPYAAQRD from the exons ATGCTAAAGAagggctgtgggagggacccagctcTAGCCTGGGGCTACAGACTGGCTTCCAGG GGAAAGCACCACCTCATACCCATTTCTGCACCCAAACTCACAT GGAACTGCCGTGTGGCCAATGCGGAGGAAAAGCTGATGGACGACCTTCTGAACAAAACCCGTTACAATAACCTGATCCGCCCAGCCACCAGCTCCTCACAGCTCATCTCCATCAAGCTGCAGCTCTCCCTGGCCCAGCTTATCAGCGTG AATGAGCGAGAGCAGATCATGACCACCAATGTCTGGCTGAAACAG GAATGGACTGATTACCGCCTGACCTGGAACAGCTCCCGCTACGAGGGTGTGAACATCCTGAGGATCCCTGCAAAGCGCATCTGGTTGCCTGACATCGTGCTTTACAACAA CGCCGATGGGACCTATGAGGTGTCTGTCTACACCAACTTGATAGTCCGGTCCAACGGCAGTGTCCTGTGGCTGCCCCCTGCCATTTACAAGAGCGCCTGCAAGATTGAGGTGAAGTACTTTCCCTTCGACCAGCAGAACTGCACCCTCAAGTTCCGCTCCTGGACCTATGACCACACGGAGATAGACATGGTCCTCAAGACGCCCACAGCCAGCATGGATGACTTTACTCCCAGTGGTGAGTGGGACATAGTGGCCCTCCCAGGGAGAAGGACAGTGAACCCACAGGACCCCAGCTACGTGGACGTGACTTACGACTTCATCATCAAGCGCAAGCCTCTGTTCTACACCATCAACCTCATCATCCCCTGCGTGCTCACCACCTTGCTGGCTATCCTCGTCTTCTACCTGCCATCCGACTGCGGCGAGAAGATGACGCTGTGCATCTCAGTGCTGCTGGCGCTCACATTCTTCCTGCTGCTCATCTCTAAGATCGTGCCACCCACCTCCCTCGATGTGCCTCTCATCGGCAAGTACCTCATGTTCACCATGGTGCTGGTCACCTTCTCCATCGTCACCAGTGTCTGTGTGCTCAATGTGCACCACCGCTCGCCCAGCACCCACACCATGGCACCCTGGGTCAAGCGCTGCTTCCTGCACAAGCTGCCTACCTTCCTCTTCATGAAGCGCCCTGGCCCCGACAGCAGCCTGGCCAGAGCCTTCCCGCCCAGCAAGTCACCCGTGACCAAGCCCGAGGCCGCCACCACGTCCACCAGCCCCTCCAACCTCTATGGGAACTCCATGTACTTTGTGAACCCCGCCTCTGCAGCTTCCAAGTCTCCAGCCGGCTCCACCCCGGTGGCTATCCCCAGGGATTTCCGGCTGCGGTCCTCTGGGAGGTTCCGACAGGATGTGCAGGAGGCATTAGAAGGTGTCAGCTTCATCGCCCAGCACATGAAGAATGACGATGAAGACCAGAGT GTCGTTGAGGACTGGAAGTACGTGGCTATGGTGGTGGACCGGCTGTTCCTGTgggtgttcgtgtttgtgtgcgTCCTGGGCACTGTGGGGCTCTTCCTACCGCCCCTCTTCCAGACCCATGCGGCTTCTGAGGGGCCCTATGCTGCCCAGCGTGACTGA
- the CHRNB4 gene encoding neuronal acetylcholine receptor subunit beta-4 isoform X2 translates to MRRVPSLVLFFLVALCRRGNCRVANAEEKLMDDLLNKTRYNNLIRPATSSSQLISIKLQLSLAQLISVNEREQIMTTNVWLKQEWTDYRLTWNSSRYEGVNILRIPAKRIWLPDIVLYNNADGTYEVSVYTNLIVRSNGSVLWLPPAIYKSACKIEVKYFPFDQQNCTLKFRSWTYDHTEIDMVLKTPTASMDDFTPSGEWDIVALPGRRTVNPQDPSYVDVTYDFIIKRKPLFYTINLIIPCVLTTLLAILVFYLPSDCGEKMTLCISVLLALTFFLLLISKIVPPTSLDVPLIGKYLMFTMVLVTFSIVTSVCVLNVHHRSPSTHTMAPWVKRCFLHKLPTFLFMKRPGPDSSLARAFPPSKSPVTKPEAATTSTSPSNLYGNSMYFVNPASAASKSPAGSTPVAIPRDFRLRSSGRFRQDVQEALEGVSFIAQHMKNDDEDQSVVEDWKYVAMVVDRLFLWVFVFVCVLGTVGLFLPPLFQTHAASEGPYAAQRD, encoded by the exons ATGAGGCGCGTGCCTTCCCTGGTCCTTTTCTTCCTGGTCGCCCTTTGCAGGCGCG GGAACTGCCGTGTGGCCAATGCGGAGGAAAAGCTGATGGACGACCTTCTGAACAAAACCCGTTACAATAACCTGATCCGCCCAGCCACCAGCTCCTCACAGCTCATCTCCATCAAGCTGCAGCTCTCCCTGGCCCAGCTTATCAGCGTG AATGAGCGAGAGCAGATCATGACCACCAATGTCTGGCTGAAACAG GAATGGACTGATTACCGCCTGACCTGGAACAGCTCCCGCTACGAGGGTGTGAACATCCTGAGGATCCCTGCAAAGCGCATCTGGTTGCCTGACATCGTGCTTTACAACAA CGCCGATGGGACCTATGAGGTGTCTGTCTACACCAACTTGATAGTCCGGTCCAACGGCAGTGTCCTGTGGCTGCCCCCTGCCATTTACAAGAGCGCCTGCAAGATTGAGGTGAAGTACTTTCCCTTCGACCAGCAGAACTGCACCCTCAAGTTCCGCTCCTGGACCTATGACCACACGGAGATAGACATGGTCCTCAAGACGCCCACAGCCAGCATGGATGACTTTACTCCCAGTGGTGAGTGGGACATAGTGGCCCTCCCAGGGAGAAGGACAGTGAACCCACAGGACCCCAGCTACGTGGACGTGACTTACGACTTCATCATCAAGCGCAAGCCTCTGTTCTACACCATCAACCTCATCATCCCCTGCGTGCTCACCACCTTGCTGGCTATCCTCGTCTTCTACCTGCCATCCGACTGCGGCGAGAAGATGACGCTGTGCATCTCAGTGCTGCTGGCGCTCACATTCTTCCTGCTGCTCATCTCTAAGATCGTGCCACCCACCTCCCTCGATGTGCCTCTCATCGGCAAGTACCTCATGTTCACCATGGTGCTGGTCACCTTCTCCATCGTCACCAGTGTCTGTGTGCTCAATGTGCACCACCGCTCGCCCAGCACCCACACCATGGCACCCTGGGTCAAGCGCTGCTTCCTGCACAAGCTGCCTACCTTCCTCTTCATGAAGCGCCCTGGCCCCGACAGCAGCCTGGCCAGAGCCTTCCCGCCCAGCAAGTCACCCGTGACCAAGCCCGAGGCCGCCACCACGTCCACCAGCCCCTCCAACCTCTATGGGAACTCCATGTACTTTGTGAACCCCGCCTCTGCAGCTTCCAAGTCTCCAGCCGGCTCCACCCCGGTGGCTATCCCCAGGGATTTCCGGCTGCGGTCCTCTGGGAGGTTCCGACAGGATGTGCAGGAGGCATTAGAAGGTGTCAGCTTCATCGCCCAGCACATGAAGAATGACGATGAAGACCAGAGT GTCGTTGAGGACTGGAAGTACGTGGCTATGGTGGTGGACCGGCTGTTCCTGTgggtgttcgtgtttgtgtgcgTCCTGGGCACTGTGGGGCTCTTCCTACCGCCCCTCTTCCAGACCCATGCGGCTTCTGAGGGGCCCTATGCTGCCCAGCGTGACTGA
- the CHRNB4 gene encoding neuronal acetylcholine receptor subunit beta-4 isoform X4 encodes MTTNVWLKQEWTDYRLTWNSSRYEGVNILRIPAKRIWLPDIVLYNNADGTYEVSVYTNLIVRSNGSVLWLPPAIYKSACKIEVKYFPFDQQNCTLKFRSWTYDHTEIDMVLKTPTASMDDFTPSGEWDIVALPGRRTVNPQDPSYVDVTYDFIIKRKPLFYTINLIIPCVLTTLLAILVFYLPSDCGEKMTLCISVLLALTFFLLLISKIVPPTSLDVPLIGKYLMFTMVLVTFSIVTSVCVLNVHHRSPSTHTMAPWVKRCFLHKLPTFLFMKRPGPDSSLARAFPPSKSPVTKPEAATTSTSPSNLYGNSMYFVNPASAASKSPAGSTPVAIPRDFRLRSSGRFRQDVQEALEGVSFIAQHMKNDDEDQSVVEDWKYVAMVVDRLFLWVFVFVCVLGTVGLFLPPLFQTHAASEGPYAAQRD; translated from the exons ATGACCACCAATGTCTGGCTGAAACAG GAATGGACTGATTACCGCCTGACCTGGAACAGCTCCCGCTACGAGGGTGTGAACATCCTGAGGATCCCTGCAAAGCGCATCTGGTTGCCTGACATCGTGCTTTACAACAA CGCCGATGGGACCTATGAGGTGTCTGTCTACACCAACTTGATAGTCCGGTCCAACGGCAGTGTCCTGTGGCTGCCCCCTGCCATTTACAAGAGCGCCTGCAAGATTGAGGTGAAGTACTTTCCCTTCGACCAGCAGAACTGCACCCTCAAGTTCCGCTCCTGGACCTATGACCACACGGAGATAGACATGGTCCTCAAGACGCCCACAGCCAGCATGGATGACTTTACTCCCAGTGGTGAGTGGGACATAGTGGCCCTCCCAGGGAGAAGGACAGTGAACCCACAGGACCCCAGCTACGTGGACGTGACTTACGACTTCATCATCAAGCGCAAGCCTCTGTTCTACACCATCAACCTCATCATCCCCTGCGTGCTCACCACCTTGCTGGCTATCCTCGTCTTCTACCTGCCATCCGACTGCGGCGAGAAGATGACGCTGTGCATCTCAGTGCTGCTGGCGCTCACATTCTTCCTGCTGCTCATCTCTAAGATCGTGCCACCCACCTCCCTCGATGTGCCTCTCATCGGCAAGTACCTCATGTTCACCATGGTGCTGGTCACCTTCTCCATCGTCACCAGTGTCTGTGTGCTCAATGTGCACCACCGCTCGCCCAGCACCCACACCATGGCACCCTGGGTCAAGCGCTGCTTCCTGCACAAGCTGCCTACCTTCCTCTTCATGAAGCGCCCTGGCCCCGACAGCAGCCTGGCCAGAGCCTTCCCGCCCAGCAAGTCACCCGTGACCAAGCCCGAGGCCGCCACCACGTCCACCAGCCCCTCCAACCTCTATGGGAACTCCATGTACTTTGTGAACCCCGCCTCTGCAGCTTCCAAGTCTCCAGCCGGCTCCACCCCGGTGGCTATCCCCAGGGATTTCCGGCTGCGGTCCTCTGGGAGGTTCCGACAGGATGTGCAGGAGGCATTAGAAGGTGTCAGCTTCATCGCCCAGCACATGAAGAATGACGATGAAGACCAGAGT GTCGTTGAGGACTGGAAGTACGTGGCTATGGTGGTGGACCGGCTGTTCCTGTgggtgttcgtgtttgtgtgcgTCCTGGGCACTGTGGGGCTCTTCCTACCGCCCCTCTTCCAGACCCATGCGGCTTCTGAGGGGCCCTATGCTGCCCAGCGTGACTGA